GGCTGGGCAAGGCGGGCATGACCTGCGCCACGCGTTCCGGTATCGACCGGATTCACCGAAACTGCCCGGACATTCACTAATAAATCGTGGCCTTCAGGAGTTGGCTTTGGTAGCGTCAAATCTTCTAAACTATTTTCCTGTTCAATCGGCAAACGCTGCGTAAATCCAATGGCTTTCATCAAAATGACTTCCTTTCGTTTGCTTGCTTAACCTTTCACCTTGTATGTTAGCCAGCATGCACTAACATAGTAAGTGAACAAATTGTAAGTAACTTGTAGGAAAGCAACGAGGGGGCCTTGTGATGGATCGTGAACTTTATAATTGTGCTGCAGGATGCCCGGTTCAAAATACGGTTGATCTGATTTCGGGAAAATGGAAGAGTGTGATTCTTTATCATCTCTTTAAAGGGGATGCCACTCGCTTCAGCACGCTGAACAAGGCCATTCCTTCAGTGACTCAGCGCATGTTGGCGTTACAATTATCGCAACTTGAAGGTGATGGGATTATTTACAAGAAAGTCGGCGATGAAGATGGCCGCGCCACGGAATATGGTTTAACCAAGTTGGGCCAAACGTTGGCGCCGGTGATCAATGCCATGGCGGCGTGGGGTGAGTTTTATCAAACGCAGCGGGCCGCACTGGCATGAACGGTGCCGACATATTTTCTTTTGTTCTTCAACCGGTCAAGAAAAAAGGCATCGTCGAAAAAATTCGGCGATGTCTTTTTGCATTTTTTGCATTAAAGATAAGCTTGGTAAAACAAGACAACTGCAAGCCCGATCGCGAAGATCCCAACCGCTGTTTTAATCACGTGCGACGGAATCAGGCGGACAATCATTGGGCCCAGAAAACCGCCTGCGAACAAGCCGATGCAGACCGGAATTAGAACCCACCAGGCAATCGGCATCGAGAAGATGAACATGATTGATGTGACCGTATTGTTCACAAGCGATGCGAGGTTACGCATGGCGTTGTAAGTTGCATACGGGCCGGCGACGATGCGCGAT
Above is a window of Lacticaseibacillus casei DSM 20011 = JCM 1134 = ATCC 393 DNA encoding:
- a CDS encoding winged helix-turn-helix transcriptional regulator, encoding MDRELYNCAAGCPVQNTVDLISGKWKSVILYHLFKGDATRFSTLNKAIPSVTQRMLALQLSQLEGDGIIYKKVGDEDGRATEYGLTKLGQTLAPVINAMAAWGEFYQTQRAALA